The nucleotide window CtcttctcttttaaaaacGTAGAACGTTAGTTTGATTGCTTGGCTGTAATGATCTTATTCTCTTCCATTTGTTTCATATATCCAATTTTTCAGTACATATGTCGTCCCCaataatgaaatttaaaagtttaatgatttaagtatttgAGTGAACAATGAAAAGTATACCTAAAAAGTGtagggtttaaatagaaaaactaaaaaaaaaaaaatatcttttgGACTTTAAAACGCACTTATTGTCCATTGCATTTGTTTCCCATTCGATTCATACAGTTCATATGTCGGCCCCAAAGGTGAAGCTGCCATATAGTTTTCGAATAATTTTAACgtttctcttcatttttttttattaaaagtagGCGGTTTAATTAgaaaaacttttttgttttttctaatGGATGTGTATTTAAgggtagtttgggaagatagtggggttttcttaaaaattgtgaaaacTTGAATTAGAAGTTGAAGTGAACTTAGAACATGAGGGTGAACAAACAGAACTGCGaagtttaaatagaaaaaacttttttttaatgcccCGTGTTTTTCATCTCATAGCGTTTTTCTGATgtgcattaatttttttgtcaattcCCTATCTATTATGCACTTCTGTAAAAACGCAAGGGGGGGCATGTAGACcgcaaaactgaaaaaccgAGCCGTATTGAATTAGGCAAATTATGAATGCAACTGATGGATTACTACTTGCAACAACAGATACTGCCAAAGAACTGAAAACTGGGATTCACATGGTACTCATTTATCTCTCACCTTTCTAACATACATTTATGGGTGATGTTGAAACTCAACATTCACTTAGCTCCTGTTTCCAATTAGCATGTTGCAGAGATAGCATATGAGAATCAATTTGTGACAGAGACGCAAAAAGTTGACCATGGAACGGTCATACACTTGGAGAAGATACAGTTTCTTCACGACAATTTGCTAGCGGCTCATACAGTTTGGGTCAACCCTGCTGAGGTGAGTTGATGTTTCTATTCCTGTTTTGAACTCATACAAAATTTGTAAAACTGATCACGTGGTCTTTCTTGTTTGTAATCTGTTAAACATAACATAAAAGTGGGATGAAGCTGTGTGTGTGTCTAACGGTAAAATATGTATCCGAGTTTCCACGTCTGTTGCGTGTTATGTACATTTTTCATCAACACAATCAAAACTCACATGGTTTTAAACTTGTTCTTATATTGTATGGATGGTATGTAACTGTTATTCAGTATCTCCAGACTGATTGTCTTTCAAGGGATGGTGTCAAAGTATCTCACTGCCCTGCTGTTGCAATGAGAATGCTTGGATTTTCACCTATAAGAGATGCTTGATGCTGGCATCTGTCTCTTTGGGAACAGATGGGGCACCCTCAAATAATAGAATGAGCAGAGGTTGAAATTCTGATTGTCCATTCTTGCATCTTTTCCTTATTTGTGGGTTTGCTTTGCACATTGGAAGTATAATACTTGAACCTGGAAATTCATGCATGAATTTTGTTCCTTGCAGTTGATGAGATGTACCTGGCTTCTCTGATTAACAAAGGACGGGAAGTTCATACAAATGGGACAACTGATCCTACTGCTCTTCCTGCTGAAACAGTTCTCAAGCTAAATGGCGACTTTAAACTCTGATTTACCATTC belongs to Prunus persica cultivar Lovell chromosome G4, Prunus_persica_NCBIv2, whole genome shotgun sequence and includes:
- the LOC18779812 gene encoding uncharacterized protein LOC18779812: MNATDGLLLATTDTAKELKTGIHMHVAEIAYENQFVTETQKVDHGTVIHLEKIQFLHDNLLAAHTVWVNPAEGWCQSISLPCCCNENAWIFTYKRCLMLASVSLGTDGAPSNNRMSRVDEMYLASLINKGREVHTNGTTDPTALPAETVLKLNGDFKL